One region of Parambassis ranga chromosome 21, fParRan2.1, whole genome shotgun sequence genomic DNA includes:
- the gpr156 gene encoding probable G-protein coupled receptor 156 isoform X2 produces MEPELNCSSQCDSPLCFIQAGVNRQEGLDVLQRLCSLSAVAVELPRRSLSPVLSAVVWTLLSSGILLAFCFLLFTLRFKNNRIVKMSSPNLNILTLFGSVLTYSSGFLFAVEERVHPHGGASVVQARMWMLCVGSTLVFGPILGKTWRLYRVFTQRVPDKRVIIRDIQLMVLVALLILVDLLVLTAWSFTDPIRCSRSVGALVKVMNRDISYSLSQLDSCSSVYSNLWIIIIAVQKGCLLLYGTYLAGLTSNVSHPPVNQSPTIITAVTLVTVSSAVAVPVSVFLQAWPNVVYSTLTQWRQFEEDQNNPSQMAKYFSSPSKSQPSVYSQDEIYYLLGENSSMKKLINEKNAMIDSLQEQVNNAKDKLLRLMSTSQASDDQDMDSSATNLNSSSTQTTELQSDGLSPSSLSQRDTKCRLSTPLLTAAAPAMKPSSLPNSAPISVTSSHPDDAHQSQTQRDVSAASSTARDTAGEDSDPMSVPYSGLARTAEETVHFVTSLQSRRGLNPSQIETFGSHGGLTFISSEQLQEILQELSVDTVTESTLRSPGQTLSQPKSIKASSTLSPLSLRTPCSPQPPPLLFRYPSISPYTMRKRRPPFHSSRRGLSPSCFYMGSEIPTCRKSGDICRHQNPGKRSEGVDDTRPPVYSSDVEVEKEEEDRERQVVRRCVSGCQRCSTLNCAEQNHTAACGPEVGGDNKQHIRDSCGYCDSDSSSSTDYCYYHRPYCDACLQRGSLLSSDSSSDSSDSEYDSYAGLYRSPRPVVFKEDLKPTFV; encoded by the exons ATGGAGCCTGAGCTGAACTGCAGCTCTCAGTGTGATTCCCCGCTGTGCTTCATCCAGGCAGGAGTCAACAGGCAGGAGGGCCTCGACGTTCTGCAGAGGCTATGCAGTCTCAGCGCG gtggcAGTGGAGCTCCCACGCCGTTCTCTCTCCCCGGTGCTGAGCGCTGTGGTGTGGACGCTGCTCTCCTCTGGCATCCTGTTAGCgttctgcttcctcctcttcactctgcgcTTCAAAAACAACAG GATAGTGAAGATGTCCAGTCCCAACCTGAACATCCTGACTCTCTTTGGGAGTGTCCTCACCTACAGCAGTGGATTCCTGTTTGCTGTGGAGGAGCGAGTGCACCCTCATGGTGGAGCATCTGTAGTACAA GCTCGCATGTGGATGCTTTGTGTCGGGAGCACGCTGGTGTTCGGCCCAATATTGGGGAAGACATGGAGACTTTACAGAGTGTTCACCCAGAGAGTGCCTGACAAGAGAGTG ATCATCCGAGACATCCAGCTGATGGTTTTGGTGGCTCTGTTGATCCTGGTGGACCTGCTGGTTCTCACCGCCTGGAGCTTCACAGACCCTATCAGGTGTTCACGATCTGTCGGAGCTCTTGTCAAG GTGATGAACAGAGACATTTCTTATTCTTTGTCTCAGCTGGACTCTTGTTCTTCTGTGTATTCAAATCTGTGGATTATCATTATTGCTGTCCAGAAA GGTTGTCTTCTCCTGTATGGCACTTATCTGGCTGGACTGACCAGCAATGTTAGCCATCCTCCAGTCAATCAGTCTCCAACCATCATAACAGCCGTCACTTTGGTCACCGTCTCCTCAGCTGTGGCCGTCCCTGTGTCTGTCTTCCTGCAGGCCTGGCCCAACGTGGTCTACAGCACG CTCACCCAGTGGCGGCAGTTTGAAGAGGATCAGAACAACCCGAGTCAGATGGCCAAATATTTCAGCAGCCCCAGTAAGAGCCAGCCATCTGTGTACAGCCAAGACGAGATCTACTACCTGCTGGGGGAAAACAGCTCCATGAAGAAACTCATTAATGAG AAGAATGCTATGATTGACAGCCTTCAGGAGCAGGTGAACAATGCTAAAGATAAGCTGCTGCGACTCATGTCAACCAGCCAGGCCTCTGATGACCAGGACATGGACTCCTCTGCCACTAACCTCAACTCATCCTCCACACAGACCACCGAGCTTCAGTCTGATGGcctctctccatcttctctgtctcagagagACACTAAATGCAGACTGTCAACCCCTcttctcactgctgctgctcctgctatGAAGCCATCCTCTCTTCCCAACTCGGCACCTATTTCTGTGACCTCCTCTCACCCCGATGATGCTCACCAGAGTCAAACGCAGAGAGACGTCTCTGCTGCCAGCTCTACAGCCAGAGACACAGCAGGGGAGGATAGCGATCCCATGTCTGTCCCATATTCTGGCTTAGCcaggacagcagaggagacGGTCCACTTTGTCACATCTCTGCAGTCCCGTCGAGGGCTGAACCCCTCTCAGATTGAAACATTTGGCAGCCATGGTGGCTTGACGTTTATTAGCAGTGAACAGCTGCAGGAGATCCTCCAGGAGCTGAGCGTGGACACAGTTACTGAATCCACACTGCGATCTCCCGGGCAGACATTGTCTCAGCCTAAATCCATCAAGGCCTCCTCCAcgctctcccctctctccctgcgGACACCCTGCTCCCCTCAGCCACCACCTCTTCTCTTCCGCTACCCCAGCATCTCCCCCTACACAATGAGGAAACGTCGGCCACCCTTTCACTCATCCAGGAGAGGTTTGTCCCCTTCCTGCTTCTACATGGGTTCAGAGATTCCCACATGTAGGAAGTCAGGAGACATTTGCAGACACCAAAATCCAGGAAAGCGATCTGAGGGTGTGGATGACACTCGTCCCCCGGTTTACAGCAGCGACGTTGAAgtagaaaaggaggaggaggatagagAAAGGCAAGTAGTAAGAAGGTGTGTATCAGGGTGCCAAAGGTGCTCGACCTTGAATTGTGCAGAACAGAATCACACGGCAGCATGTGGCCCCGAAGTGGGTGGAGATAATAAGCAGCACATTAGAGACTCTTGTGGGTACTGTGACTCGGACTCGAGCAGCTCAACAGATTACTGCTACTACCACCGCCCTTACTGCGACGCCTGCCTGCAGCGAGGCTCACTCCTGAGCTCAGACAGCTCCTCAGACTCCTCCGACAGCGAGTACGACAGCTACGCTGGCCTCTACCGCTCCCCACGCCCCGTGGTATTCAAAGAAGACCTCAAACCCACCTTTGTATGA
- the gpr156 gene encoding probable G-protein coupled receptor 156 isoform X1: MEPELNCSSQCDSPLCFIQAGVNRQEGLDVLQRLCSLSAVAVELPRRSLSPVLSAVVWTLLSSGILLAFCFLLFTLRFKNNRIVKMSSPNLNILTLFGSVLTYSSGFLFAVEERVHPHGGASVVQARMWMLCVGSTLVFGPILGKTWRLYRVFTQRVPDKRVIIRDIQLMVLVALLILVDLLVLTAWSFTDPIRCSRSVGALVKVMNRDISYSLSQLDSCSSVYSNLWIIIIAVQKGCLLLYGTYLAGLTSNVSHPPVNQSPTIITAVTLVTVSSAVAVPVSVFLQAWPNVVYSTVAGGIFICTLATNCMLFVPQLTQWRQFEEDQNNPSQMAKYFSSPSKSQPSVYSQDEIYYLLGENSSMKKLINEKNAMIDSLQEQVNNAKDKLLRLMSTSQASDDQDMDSSATNLNSSSTQTTELQSDGLSPSSLSQRDTKCRLSTPLLTAAAPAMKPSSLPNSAPISVTSSHPDDAHQSQTQRDVSAASSTARDTAGEDSDPMSVPYSGLARTAEETVHFVTSLQSRRGLNPSQIETFGSHGGLTFISSEQLQEILQELSVDTVTESTLRSPGQTLSQPKSIKASSTLSPLSLRTPCSPQPPPLLFRYPSISPYTMRKRRPPFHSSRRGLSPSCFYMGSEIPTCRKSGDICRHQNPGKRSEGVDDTRPPVYSSDVEVEKEEEDRERQVVRRCVSGCQRCSTLNCAEQNHTAACGPEVGGDNKQHIRDSCGYCDSDSSSSTDYCYYHRPYCDACLQRGSLLSSDSSSDSSDSEYDSYAGLYRSPRPVVFKEDLKPTFV; encoded by the exons ATGGAGCCTGAGCTGAACTGCAGCTCTCAGTGTGATTCCCCGCTGTGCTTCATCCAGGCAGGAGTCAACAGGCAGGAGGGCCTCGACGTTCTGCAGAGGCTATGCAGTCTCAGCGCG gtggcAGTGGAGCTCCCACGCCGTTCTCTCTCCCCGGTGCTGAGCGCTGTGGTGTGGACGCTGCTCTCCTCTGGCATCCTGTTAGCgttctgcttcctcctcttcactctgcgcTTCAAAAACAACAG GATAGTGAAGATGTCCAGTCCCAACCTGAACATCCTGACTCTCTTTGGGAGTGTCCTCACCTACAGCAGTGGATTCCTGTTTGCTGTGGAGGAGCGAGTGCACCCTCATGGTGGAGCATCTGTAGTACAA GCTCGCATGTGGATGCTTTGTGTCGGGAGCACGCTGGTGTTCGGCCCAATATTGGGGAAGACATGGAGACTTTACAGAGTGTTCACCCAGAGAGTGCCTGACAAGAGAGTG ATCATCCGAGACATCCAGCTGATGGTTTTGGTGGCTCTGTTGATCCTGGTGGACCTGCTGGTTCTCACCGCCTGGAGCTTCACAGACCCTATCAGGTGTTCACGATCTGTCGGAGCTCTTGTCAAG GTGATGAACAGAGACATTTCTTATTCTTTGTCTCAGCTGGACTCTTGTTCTTCTGTGTATTCAAATCTGTGGATTATCATTATTGCTGTCCAGAAA GGTTGTCTTCTCCTGTATGGCACTTATCTGGCTGGACTGACCAGCAATGTTAGCCATCCTCCAGTCAATCAGTCTCCAACCATCATAACAGCCGTCACTTTGGTCACCGTCTCCTCAGCTGTGGCCGTCCCTGTGTCTGTCTTCCTGCAGGCCTGGCCCAACGTGGTCTACAGCACGGTGGCTGGAGGCATCTTCATCTGCACGCTGGCTACTAACTGCATGCTGTTTGTGCCTCAG CTCACCCAGTGGCGGCAGTTTGAAGAGGATCAGAACAACCCGAGTCAGATGGCCAAATATTTCAGCAGCCCCAGTAAGAGCCAGCCATCTGTGTACAGCCAAGACGAGATCTACTACCTGCTGGGGGAAAACAGCTCCATGAAGAAACTCATTAATGAG AAGAATGCTATGATTGACAGCCTTCAGGAGCAGGTGAACAATGCTAAAGATAAGCTGCTGCGACTCATGTCAACCAGCCAGGCCTCTGATGACCAGGACATGGACTCCTCTGCCACTAACCTCAACTCATCCTCCACACAGACCACCGAGCTTCAGTCTGATGGcctctctccatcttctctgtctcagagagACACTAAATGCAGACTGTCAACCCCTcttctcactgctgctgctcctgctatGAAGCCATCCTCTCTTCCCAACTCGGCACCTATTTCTGTGACCTCCTCTCACCCCGATGATGCTCACCAGAGTCAAACGCAGAGAGACGTCTCTGCTGCCAGCTCTACAGCCAGAGACACAGCAGGGGAGGATAGCGATCCCATGTCTGTCCCATATTCTGGCTTAGCcaggacagcagaggagacGGTCCACTTTGTCACATCTCTGCAGTCCCGTCGAGGGCTGAACCCCTCTCAGATTGAAACATTTGGCAGCCATGGTGGCTTGACGTTTATTAGCAGTGAACAGCTGCAGGAGATCCTCCAGGAGCTGAGCGTGGACACAGTTACTGAATCCACACTGCGATCTCCCGGGCAGACATTGTCTCAGCCTAAATCCATCAAGGCCTCCTCCAcgctctcccctctctccctgcgGACACCCTGCTCCCCTCAGCCACCACCTCTTCTCTTCCGCTACCCCAGCATCTCCCCCTACACAATGAGGAAACGTCGGCCACCCTTTCACTCATCCAGGAGAGGTTTGTCCCCTTCCTGCTTCTACATGGGTTCAGAGATTCCCACATGTAGGAAGTCAGGAGACATTTGCAGACACCAAAATCCAGGAAAGCGATCTGAGGGTGTGGATGACACTCGTCCCCCGGTTTACAGCAGCGACGTTGAAgtagaaaaggaggaggaggatagagAAAGGCAAGTAGTAAGAAGGTGTGTATCAGGGTGCCAAAGGTGCTCGACCTTGAATTGTGCAGAACAGAATCACACGGCAGCATGTGGCCCCGAAGTGGGTGGAGATAATAAGCAGCACATTAGAGACTCTTGTGGGTACTGTGACTCGGACTCGAGCAGCTCAACAGATTACTGCTACTACCACCGCCCTTACTGCGACGCCTGCCTGCAGCGAGGCTCACTCCTGAGCTCAGACAGCTCCTCAGACTCCTCCGACAGCGAGTACGACAGCTACGCTGGCCTCTACCGCTCCCCACGCCCCGTGGTATTCAAAGAAGACCTCAAACCCACCTTTGTATGA
- the gpr156 gene encoding probable G-protein coupled receptor 156 isoform X3, protein MAAAAAAAAGGGSVLSKEQLLCPICLDLFNQPVTTPCGHNFCRECIQTYWRSVNLPQCPMCKHKLYTRPDLKVNTFISEVASQFKKRESEMSILDQSAGHRGEVSCDVCVGKRVKAFKSCLDCLASFCGTHLEPHHVLSTFKKHRLICPMMNMQDRVCKKHERLLEVFCSTDQMYVCQICVRKEHKAHCTVGVEDESRDRRARIESIHAEVEEMIRCRLQKICEINQTVQLSRRNTEREMEESLQVFKKLLQFVQRGQAETVEVIGAKHRQVESRASEIITELEQEIDQLRHRSTDLEQLSHTDDDLYLLQSFPSLCTVPAVNGRSDVCVENAEYVGTVRRAVRRVACLLEEAVKVEVKRLCETEFQRAQQCAVDVTLDPDTAHPKLVLSENKKQVHHSDVAVELPRRSLSPVLSAVVWTLLSSGILLAFCFLLFTLRFKNNRIVKMSSPNLNILTLFGSVLTYSSGFLFAVEERVHPHGGASVVQARMWMLCVGSTLVFGPILGKTWRLYRVFTQRVPDKRVIIRDIQLMVLVALLILVDLLVLTAWSFTDPIRCSRSVGALVKVMNRDISYSLSQLDSCSSVYSNLWIIIIAVQKGCLLLYGTYLAGLTSNVSHPPVNQSPTIITAVTLVTVSSAVAVPVSVFLQAWPNVVYSTVAGGIFICTLATNCMLFVPQLTQWRQFEEDQNNPSQMAKYFSSPSKSQPSVYSQDEIYYLLGENSSMKKLINEKNAMIDSLQEQVNNAKDKLLRLMSTSQASDDQDMDSSATNLNSSSTQTTELQSDGLSPSSLSQRDTKCRLSTPLLTAAAPAMKPSSLPNSAPISVTSSHPDDAHQSQTQRDVSAASSTARDTAGEDSDPMSVPYSGLARTAEETVHFVTSLQSRRGLNPSQIETFGSHGGLTFISSEQLQEILQELSVDTVTESTLRSPGQTLSQPKSIKASSTLSPLSLRTPCSPQPPPLLFRYPSISPYTMRKRRPPFHSSRRGLSPSCFYMGSEIPTCRKSGDICRHQNPGKRSEGVDDTRPPVYSSDVEVEKEEEDRERQVVRRCVSGCQRCSTLNCAEQNHTAACGPEVGGDNKQHIRDSCGYCDSDSSSSTDYCYYHRPYCDACLQRGSLLSSDSSSDSSDSEYDSYAGLYRSPRPVVFKEDLKPTFV, encoded by the exons AtggccgccgccgctgctgctgctgctggtggcgGCAGTGTGCTGTCAAAGGAGCAGCTTCTCTGCCCCATCTGTCTGGATTTGTTCAACCAGCCAGTCACCACTCCTTGTGGGCACAACTTCTGCAGGGAGTGCATACAAACATACTGGCGGAGCGTTAATCTGCCGCAGTGTCCCATGTGTAAGCACAAGCTGTACACACGGCCTGACCTCAAAGTTAACACCTTCATATCGGAGGTGGCTTCTCAGTTCAAGAAACGTGAAAGTGAAATGAGTATTTTGGATCAGTCGGCAGGCCACAGAGGGGAAGTCTCCTGTGACGTGTGCGTCGGAAAAAGAGTCAAGGCCTTTAAATCTTGTCTGGACTGCTTGGCTTCTTTCTGTGGGACTCATCTGGAGCCGCATCATGTTCTGAGCACCTTCAAGAAACACCGCCTCATCTGCCCCATGATGAACATGCAGGACAGGGTATGCAAGAAGCACGAGAGGCTCCTGGAGGTGTTCTGCAGCACCGATCAGATGTATGTGTGTCAGATCTGCGTTCGGAAAGAACACAAGGCTCACTGCACGGTCGGTGTAGAGGATGAGAGTAGAGACAGGAGGGCTCGGATCGAAAGCATACACGCAGAGGTGGAAGAAATGATCCGCTGCCGGCTGCAGAAAATCTGTGAAATCAATCAAACTGTTCAGCTCAGCagaagaaacacagaaagagagatggaAGAGAGTTTGCAAGTCTTCAAGAAGCTGCTTCAGTTTGTCCAGAGAGGCCAGGCTGAGACGGTCGAGGTGATTGGTGCAAAACATCGACAAGTGGAAAGCAGGGCCAGCGAGATAATCacagagctggagcaggagatcGATCAGCTGAGGCACAGGAGCACAGACctggagcagctctcacacactgaCGATGACCTCTACCTTCTTCAGAGCTTTCCTTCTCTCTGCACAGTGCCAGCCGTGAACGGCCGGTCTGACGTCTGTGTAGAAAATGCTGAATATGTGGGTACGGTGAGGAGAGCGGTCAGGAGGGTCGCATGTCTGCTGGAGGAGGCGGtaaaggtggaggtgaagaGGCTTTGTGAGACTGAATTTCAGAGGGCTCAGCAGTGTGCTGTGGATGTGACTTTAGATCCTGACACAGCTCATCCCAAACTGGTGCTGTCTGAAAACAAGAAACAGGTCCATCATAGTGAT gtggcAGTGGAGCTCCCACGCCGTTCTCTCTCCCCGGTGCTGAGCGCTGTGGTGTGGACGCTGCTCTCCTCTGGCATCCTGTTAGCgttctgcttcctcctcttcactctgcgcTTCAAAAACAACAG GATAGTGAAGATGTCCAGTCCCAACCTGAACATCCTGACTCTCTTTGGGAGTGTCCTCACCTACAGCAGTGGATTCCTGTTTGCTGTGGAGGAGCGAGTGCACCCTCATGGTGGAGCATCTGTAGTACAA GCTCGCATGTGGATGCTTTGTGTCGGGAGCACGCTGGTGTTCGGCCCAATATTGGGGAAGACATGGAGACTTTACAGAGTGTTCACCCAGAGAGTGCCTGACAAGAGAGTG ATCATCCGAGACATCCAGCTGATGGTTTTGGTGGCTCTGTTGATCCTGGTGGACCTGCTGGTTCTCACCGCCTGGAGCTTCACAGACCCTATCAGGTGTTCACGATCTGTCGGAGCTCTTGTCAAG GTGATGAACAGAGACATTTCTTATTCTTTGTCTCAGCTGGACTCTTGTTCTTCTGTGTATTCAAATCTGTGGATTATCATTATTGCTGTCCAGAAA GGTTGTCTTCTCCTGTATGGCACTTATCTGGCTGGACTGACCAGCAATGTTAGCCATCCTCCAGTCAATCAGTCTCCAACCATCATAACAGCCGTCACTTTGGTCACCGTCTCCTCAGCTGTGGCCGTCCCTGTGTCTGTCTTCCTGCAGGCCTGGCCCAACGTGGTCTACAGCACGGTGGCTGGAGGCATCTTCATCTGCACGCTGGCTACTAACTGCATGCTGTTTGTGCCTCAG CTCACCCAGTGGCGGCAGTTTGAAGAGGATCAGAACAACCCGAGTCAGATGGCCAAATATTTCAGCAGCCCCAGTAAGAGCCAGCCATCTGTGTACAGCCAAGACGAGATCTACTACCTGCTGGGGGAAAACAGCTCCATGAAGAAACTCATTAATGAG AAGAATGCTATGATTGACAGCCTTCAGGAGCAGGTGAACAATGCTAAAGATAAGCTGCTGCGACTCATGTCAACCAGCCAGGCCTCTGATGACCAGGACATGGACTCCTCTGCCACTAACCTCAACTCATCCTCCACACAGACCACCGAGCTTCAGTCTGATGGcctctctccatcttctctgtctcagagagACACTAAATGCAGACTGTCAACCCCTcttctcactgctgctgctcctgctatGAAGCCATCCTCTCTTCCCAACTCGGCACCTATTTCTGTGACCTCCTCTCACCCCGATGATGCTCACCAGAGTCAAACGCAGAGAGACGTCTCTGCTGCCAGCTCTACAGCCAGAGACACAGCAGGGGAGGATAGCGATCCCATGTCTGTCCCATATTCTGGCTTAGCcaggacagcagaggagacGGTCCACTTTGTCACATCTCTGCAGTCCCGTCGAGGGCTGAACCCCTCTCAGATTGAAACATTTGGCAGCCATGGTGGCTTGACGTTTATTAGCAGTGAACAGCTGCAGGAGATCCTCCAGGAGCTGAGCGTGGACACAGTTACTGAATCCACACTGCGATCTCCCGGGCAGACATTGTCTCAGCCTAAATCCATCAAGGCCTCCTCCAcgctctcccctctctccctgcgGACACCCTGCTCCCCTCAGCCACCACCTCTTCTCTTCCGCTACCCCAGCATCTCCCCCTACACAATGAGGAAACGTCGGCCACCCTTTCACTCATCCAGGAGAGGTTTGTCCCCTTCCTGCTTCTACATGGGTTCAGAGATTCCCACATGTAGGAAGTCAGGAGACATTTGCAGACACCAAAATCCAGGAAAGCGATCTGAGGGTGTGGATGACACTCGTCCCCCGGTTTACAGCAGCGACGTTGAAgtagaaaaggaggaggaggatagagAAAGGCAAGTAGTAAGAAGGTGTGTATCAGGGTGCCAAAGGTGCTCGACCTTGAATTGTGCAGAACAGAATCACACGGCAGCATGTGGCCCCGAAGTGGGTGGAGATAATAAGCAGCACATTAGAGACTCTTGTGGGTACTGTGACTCGGACTCGAGCAGCTCAACAGATTACTGCTACTACCACCGCCCTTACTGCGACGCCTGCCTGCAGCGAGGCTCACTCCTGAGCTCAGACAGCTCCTCAGACTCCTCCGACAGCGAGTACGACAGCTACGCTGGCCTCTACCGCTCCCCACGCCCCGTGGTATTCAAAGAAGACCTCAAACCCACCTTTGTATGA